One window of Equus caballus isolate H_3958 breed thoroughbred chromosome 3, TB-T2T, whole genome shotgun sequence genomic DNA carries:
- the MPHOSPH6 gene encoding M-phase phosphoprotein 6 isoform X2: MQRGLDLETKKQLEEEEKKIISEEHWYLDLPELKEKESFIIEEQSFSLCEDLLYGRMSFRGFNPEVEKLMLQMNGKNKAEEVEDETVELDVSDEEMARRYETLVGTIGKKFAKKRDRANYEEDENGDIKPMKAKKMFLKPQD, encoded by the exons ATGCAAAGGGGGCTGGACTTGGAAACCAAGAAACaactagaagaggaagaaaagaaaatcattagtGAAGAGCACTGGTACTTGGATTTGCCGGagctgaaagagaaaga GAGTTTCATAATAGAAGAGCAAAGTTTCTCACTGTGTGAAGATCTTCTCTATGGAAGAATGTCATTCAGAGGATTCAATCCTGAGGTTGAG AAATTAATGCTTCAGATGAATGGTAAGAACAAAGCAGAGGAAGTTGAAGATGAAACTGTGGAGCTCGATGTGTCAGATGAAGAAATGGCCAGAAG ATATGAGACCCTGGTGGGGACAATTGGAAAAAAGTTTGCCAAAAAAAGAGACCGTGCCAATTATGAAGAAGATGAAAACGGAGACATAAAACCAATGAAAGCAAAGAAGATGTTCTTAAAGCCCCAAGACTGA
- the MPHOSPH6 gene encoding M-phase phosphoprotein 6 isoform X1, whose product MAAERKTKLSKNLLRMKFMQRGLDLETKKQLEEEEKKIISEEHWYLDLPELKEKESFIIEEQSFSLCEDLLYGRMSFRGFNPEVEKLMLQMNGKNKAEEVEDETVELDVSDEEMARRYETLVGTIGKKFAKKRDRANYEEDENGDIKPMKAKKMFLKPQD is encoded by the exons ATGGCGGCCGAGCGCAAGACTAAGTTGTCCAAGAACCTGCTGCGCATGAAG TTCATGCAAAGGGGGCTGGACTTGGAAACCAAGAAACaactagaagaggaagaaaagaaaatcattagtGAAGAGCACTGGTACTTGGATTTGCCGGagctgaaagagaaaga GAGTTTCATAATAGAAGAGCAAAGTTTCTCACTGTGTGAAGATCTTCTCTATGGAAGAATGTCATTCAGAGGATTCAATCCTGAGGTTGAG AAATTAATGCTTCAGATGAATGGTAAGAACAAAGCAGAGGAAGTTGAAGATGAAACTGTGGAGCTCGATGTGTCAGATGAAGAAATGGCCAGAAG ATATGAGACCCTGGTGGGGACAATTGGAAAAAAGTTTGCCAAAAAAAGAGACCGTGCCAATTATGAAGAAGATGAAAACGGAGACATAAAACCAATGAAAGCAAAGAAGATGTTCTTAAAGCCCCAAGACTGA